One genomic region from Campylobacter concisus encodes:
- a CDS encoding NADH-ubiquinone oxidoreductase subunit E family protein: MRRVDLRHLKSEFLSALGQQIKAGEAGEVIIFLFEIGDFSGVTKAVNLAYNLNCEVMNSLKFNQVDWVLTIKKGKI, from the coding sequence ATGAGAAGGGTCGATCTTAGGCACTTAAAGAGTGAGTTTTTGAGCGCTCTTGGACAGCAGATAAAGGCTGGCGAGGCTGGCGAAGTGATTATATTTTTATTTGAGATAGGCGATTTTAGTGGTGTGACAAAGGCTGTAAATTTAGCCTATAATCTAAACTGCGAAGTGATGAACTCGCTTAAATTTAACCAAGTTGATTGGGTATTAACTATAAAAAAGGGCAAGATATGA
- the nuoD gene encoding NADH dehydrogenase (quinone) subunit D gives MSQSPNRLKPFFENLEFEQNDGKMILNFGPQHPSAHGQLKLVLELDGEKVVKALPEVGFMHRGVEKMAENMTYQEFIPVTDRVDYIASSANNYAFCAAVEKLCAIEVPRRAQIIRVMLLELNRISSHLLFLATHALDVGAMSVFLYAFREREYVLDLIEKYCGARLTHSSIRIGGVPLDLPDGWCEELLKFCEKFPSDITLYEDLLSENRIWQARLIDVGVVSKELALSSGCSGVMLRASGIARDIRKEEPYLIYDELEFDVPYATKGDCYARYLLYMKEMRECVKILKQCVSKYQTSSPAIIADAPEYVSASKEQIMSQNYSLMQHFVLITQGLKPPKGEIYFASESPKGELGIYINSDGSASPYRLKIRTPSFWHCAIYEDLLIGQYVADVATIIGSTNIILGEVDR, from the coding sequence TTTTGGCCCACAACACCCAAGTGCACATGGTCAGTTAAAGCTTGTGCTTGAGCTTGACGGCGAAAAGGTCGTAAAAGCCTTACCAGAGGTTGGCTTCATGCACCGAGGCGTTGAAAAAATGGCTGAAAATATGACCTATCAGGAGTTTATCCCAGTGACTGACAGGGTGGATTACATCGCATCAAGTGCGAATAACTACGCATTTTGCGCGGCTGTGGAGAAGCTTTGCGCCATAGAAGTGCCTCGCCGTGCGCAGATCATCCGAGTTATGCTATTAGAGCTAAACCGCATCAGCTCGCACCTTTTATTTTTAGCCACGCATGCCCTTGACGTGGGGGCAATGAGCGTCTTTTTATACGCATTTAGAGAGCGCGAATATGTCCTTGATCTCATAGAAAAATACTGCGGCGCAAGGCTAACTCATAGCTCCATAAGGATCGGTGGCGTTCCGCTTGATCTACCTGATGGCTGGTGCGAGGAGCTGCTTAAATTTTGCGAGAAATTTCCAAGCGACATCACGCTTTATGAAGATCTGCTAAGTGAAAATAGAATTTGGCAAGCAAGGCTAATAGATGTGGGCGTAGTTAGCAAAGAGCTAGCCCTTAGTAGCGGCTGCTCTGGCGTAATGCTAAGAGCAAGTGGCATCGCGCGCGACATCAGAAAAGAAGAGCCATATCTCATCTACGACGAGCTAGAATTTGACGTGCCTTACGCAACAAAGGGCGACTGCTACGCGAGATATCTACTTTATATGAAAGAGATGCGCGAGTGCGTGAAAATTTTAAAGCAGTGCGTTAGCAAGTATCAGACAAGTAGCCCCGCTATCATCGCCGACGCGCCAGAGTATGTGAGCGCCTCAAAAGAGCAGATAATGAGCCAAAACTACTCATTAATGCAGCATTTTGTGCTGATAACTCAGGGGCTAAAGCCCCCAAAGGGCGAAATTTACTTCGCTAGTGAGTCACCAAAGGGCGAGCTTGGAATTTATATAAACTCAGACGGCAGCGCAAGCCCGTACCGCCTAAAAATTCGCACGCCAAGCTTTTGGCACTGCGCTATTTATGAAGATTTATTGATAGGCCAGTACGTTGCTGACGTCGCTACGATAATTGGTAGCACAAATATCATCTTAGGCGAGGTCGATAGATGA